One genomic region from bacterium encodes:
- a CDS encoding S8 family peptidase, whose translation LALGTGAGALASARDAADRAGGRCGLLQAGDSCGGFAVLDVDAAGLRALLAERRPGRILLDRDGVPALVDSRPLIGVDAASTGTLDLGDDWSGTVAILDSGVDTAHGDLGDAPDDDIDGPAPAVGDAADWFDAAGGWPLFAGYKVVGWHDVTDDFPQAAGPWDYHYHGTALASVVAGSGRVDPDYRGVSAGARLTVVKFYDYDQTWHAWAGDFLAACDWLLANHATYRVRTVLMAVNWDVDAGIGAAVAALVDAGLLPVAAAGNQGDDPAGPGYPALLPDVLTVGAVNAAGQVSAFSGRGLAGQGKPDLVAPGGGLLAAGGRIVAADNDPDDTYSGRFGTSLAAAHVAGAAALLDEALRENGLAPAAGRAEVQARQSVLRLATAFVPAAETADGLGSVNLPAYSGHDPARGWGLLRIDAAVDAVLKPLVAGRDDAASFTFDWTGRVAARRLVVCPGVRYLVEAAPAGGLDVSLEVVRIATGDGRAAAPDMLVDQNPAGVSEFAYLTAAPGEWTFLVARSLGGAGTVTLRLREADGFSAAGGVRTLPGVGTGAPSWGRLAPHAGVSLIAPSRVLVDPVARSLNVTDTSGQYRPGWPVFVFPGVSAQGGLTQPMVMDMDGIAGDEIVVAADFGSVYFFDGTGAVKTVDLAFNRRLTQPVGFRTALGGRRVLVVDREGIARTWSWNASVGAAPEPDATATLGHQVPLAPAAGRLGPGTEESLVIAFADGWLGAFDDQLALRPGWPRDLGGTLEAPPLLVDLDEDGQHEVVQPVRDGASGQLVMRVFRGDGTPAAYDGVVVPAPRGGGWLQLGYPVVAGRYDTGELNVALVGLADNGLAGAAARWSLGIGRLYAGGAAAATDLKAWEAAASTAEGVLDLQGAILGTPVVSPPPGAYGTDLAAPFHVQWSEILYGLTELPAGTTGWWQAGVADDPLLQKTPASVGGEEIVPVSHLGAALVPLGDGVELLVETRDASLMVTPRWAGPVSAATWGLARGDQRSSGAYPLQELTTPAPAPAAVLGGLQAFPNPGSTRIRFRAATGVLPGDAQLAVYDLRGRCVRRLAGADAAGVLQWDGRDGGGRRLAAGAYLAVVRTGGERFTTRVLLTR comes from the coding sequence CTCGCGCTCGGGACGGGCGCCGGCGCCCTGGCGTCGGCCCGCGACGCTGCCGACCGCGCGGGTGGGCGTTGCGGTCTGCTCCAGGCGGGCGACAGCTGCGGCGGCTTCGCGGTCCTCGACGTGGACGCGGCGGGCCTGCGGGCCCTGCTGGCGGAGCGCCGTCCGGGCCGGATCCTGCTCGACCGGGACGGCGTCCCGGCGCTGGTGGACAGCCGCCCGCTGATCGGCGTCGACGCCGCCAGCACCGGCACCCTCGACCTCGGTGACGACTGGTCGGGCACCGTGGCGATCCTCGATTCGGGCGTCGACACGGCCCACGGCGATCTGGGCGACGCCCCGGACGACGACATCGACGGCCCGGCCCCGGCTGTGGGCGACGCGGCCGACTGGTTCGACGCGGCGGGGGGCTGGCCCCTCTTCGCGGGCTACAAGGTCGTGGGCTGGCACGACGTGACCGACGACTTCCCGCAGGCCGCAGGCCCCTGGGACTACCACTACCACGGCACGGCGCTGGCCTCGGTCGTCGCCGGATCCGGCCGGGTCGACCCGGACTACCGGGGCGTGAGCGCCGGTGCCCGCCTCACCGTGGTCAAGTTCTACGACTACGATCAGACCTGGCACGCCTGGGCGGGCGATTTCCTGGCGGCCTGCGACTGGCTGCTGGCGAATCACGCCACCTACCGGGTGCGGACGGTGCTGATGGCCGTCAACTGGGACGTCGACGCGGGCATCGGTGCGGCGGTCGCGGCCCTGGTCGATGCGGGTCTGCTGCCGGTGGCCGCGGCGGGCAACCAGGGCGACGACCCGGCGGGTCCGGGCTATCCCGCCCTGCTGCCGGACGTGCTCACGGTCGGGGCGGTGAACGCCGCCGGACAGGTCAGCGCCTTCAGCGGGCGCGGTCTCGCGGGGCAGGGGAAGCCCGACCTCGTGGCGCCGGGTGGCGGACTGCTGGCTGCGGGCGGACGCATCGTGGCCGCGGACAACGATCCCGACGATACGTACAGCGGCCGCTTCGGCACCAGCCTGGCCGCCGCCCACGTGGCGGGCGCGGCGGCCCTGCTCGACGAGGCCCTGCGCGAGAACGGCCTGGCCCCGGCCGCGGGACGGGCCGAGGTCCAGGCCCGGCAGTCGGTGCTGCGTCTGGCGACCGCCTTCGTGCCCGCGGCTGAGACGGCCGACGGCCTGGGCAGCGTGAACCTGCCGGCGTACTCGGGTCACGACCCGGCGCGGGGCTGGGGGCTGCTGCGCATCGACGCCGCGGTCGACGCGGTGCTGAAGCCCCTGGTGGCCGGGCGCGACGATGCGGCGAGCTTCACCTTCGACTGGACCGGGCGGGTCGCCGCCCGGCGTCTGGTCGTCTGTCCCGGCGTGCGCTATCTGGTGGAGGCCGCGCCGGCCGGCGGCCTCGACGTCTCCCTCGAGGTGGTGCGGATCGCCACCGGCGACGGGCGGGCGGCCGCACCGGACATGCTGGTCGACCAGAATCCCGCCGGCGTGTCGGAGTTCGCCTATCTCACCGCCGCACCGGGCGAGTGGACCTTCCTCGTGGCGCGCAGCCTGGGGGGCGCCGGCACGGTCACCCTGCGGCTGCGCGAAGCCGACGGCTTCAGCGCCGCGGGCGGCGTGCGCACCCTGCCCGGCGTGGGCACCGGGGCGCCCAGCTGGGGCCGGCTCGCGCCCCATGCGGGCGTGTCGCTGATCGCGCCCTCGCGGGTTCTCGTCGATCCGGTCGCGCGGTCATTGAACGTGACCGACACCTCGGGCCAGTACCGGCCGGGCTGGCCGGTCTTCGTCTTTCCCGGCGTCTCGGCCCAGGGCGGCCTGACGCAGCCCATGGTGATGGACATGGACGGGATCGCCGGCGACGAGATCGTCGTCGCGGCCGACTTCGGCTCGGTCTACTTCTTCGACGGGACGGGCGCCGTCAAGACGGTCGACCTGGCCTTCAATCGGCGCCTCACGCAGCCCGTCGGTTTCCGCACGGCGCTGGGCGGCCGGCGGGTGCTCGTCGTCGACCGGGAAGGCATCGCGCGCACCTGGTCGTGGAACGCGAGCGTGGGGGCGGCGCCGGAACCCGACGCGACGGCGACGCTCGGGCATCAGGTGCCCCTGGCGCCGGCGGCCGGCCGCCTCGGGCCCGGCACCGAGGAGAGTCTCGTGATCGCCTTCGCCGACGGCTGGCTGGGGGCGTTCGACGACCAGCTCGCCCTGCGGCCCGGTTGGCCGCGCGACCTGGGCGGCACCCTGGAGGCGCCGCCGCTGCTGGTCGATCTGGACGAGGACGGCCAGCACGAGGTGGTCCAGCCCGTGCGCGACGGTGCCAGCGGGCAGCTCGTGATGCGGGTCTTCCGGGGCGACGGCACGCCGGCCGCGTACGACGGGGTCGTGGTTCCGGCGCCGCGGGGCGGCGGTTGGCTGCAGCTCGGGTATCCGGTGGTGGCCGGGCGCTACGACACCGGCGAACTCAACGTGGCCCTGGTGGGCCTGGCCGACAACGGCCTGGCCGGCGCCGCGGCCCGCTGGTCCCTCGGCATCGGGCGCCTCTACGCCGGAGGCGCCGCCGCGGCCACCGACCTGAAGGCCTGGGAAGCGGCGGCGTCGACCGCCGAGGGGGTGCTCGACCTGCAGGGTGCCATCCTGGGGACGCCGGTGGTGTCCCCGCCGCCCGGCGCCTACGGCACCGACCTGGCGGCCCCCTTCCACGTGCAGTGGTCGGAGATCCTCTACGGCCTGACGGAGCTGCCGGCCGGGACGACGGGCTGGTGGCAGGCGGGCGTGGCCGACGATCCGCTGCTGCAGAAGACCCCGGCCAGCGTGGGCGGCGAGGAGATCGTGCCCGTGAGCCATCTCGGCGCGGCGCTCGTGCCCCTCGGCGACGGTGTCGAACTGCTGGTCGAGACCCGTGACGCGAGCCTGATGGTGACCCCGCGCTGGGCGGGCCCCGTTTCGGCCGCGACCTGGGGGCTCGCGCGGGGCGATCAGCGCAGCAGCGGCGCCTACCCGCTGCAGGAACTGACGACTCCCGCGCCCGCGCCGGCGGCGGTCCTCGGCGGCCTGCAGGCCTTCCCCAATCCGGGCTCGACGCGCATCCGTTTCCGCGCGGCCACGGGCGTGCTGCCCGGCGATGCCCAGCTCGCGGTCTACGACCTGCGGGGCCGCTGCGTGCGGCGACTCGCAGGGGCCGACGCCGCCGGCGTGCTGCAGTGGGACGGGCGCGACGGAGGCGGCCGGCGTCTCGCGGCCGGGGCCTACCTGGCCGTGGTGCGCACCGGCGGCGAGCGCTTCACCACCCGCGTGCTCCTGACCCGCTGA